In a single window of the Flavobacterium sp. W4I14 genome:
- a CDS encoding putative membrane protein (product_source=COG2928; cog=COG2928; pfam=PF04367; transmembrane_helix_parts=Inside_1_11,TMhelix_12_34,Outside_35_58,TMhelix_59_81,Inside_82_196): protein MNKVGKAILNYLIKGLLIVVPIAVSIFIVVWAVTTVDSWLNVNNILGVNPNTGESRNIPGLGLLTVLALILLAGIFVTNLVTEPMYNWFQRIMQRLPLLNFIYSSIKDLTEAFVGDEKKFNHPVLVEVEGGLKKIGFLTQNDLHKLNLPEEVAVYFPLSYSFAGQLCIVGRDKVTDLHMTAADAMKLVVSGGVSGL, encoded by the coding sequence ATGAATAAAGTCGGGAAAGCTATTTTAAACTATTTGATTAAAGGTTTATTAATTGTTGTGCCCATTGCCGTAAGTATTTTTATTGTAGTTTGGGCGGTTACAACTGTAGATAGCTGGTTGAATGTAAACAATATTTTAGGCGTAAATCCAAATACAGGCGAAAGCAGGAATATCCCTGGTTTAGGTTTGCTGACGGTTTTAGCCCTTATTTTGCTGGCCGGTATCTTTGTAACCAATTTGGTAACCGAGCCCATGTACAATTGGTTTCAGCGGATTATGCAGCGGCTGCCCTTACTTAATTTTATCTATTCTTCTATAAAAGATTTAACAGAAGCTTTTGTAGGTGATGAGAAGAAATTTAACCACCCGGTGCTGGTAGAAGTGGAGGGAGGCCTAAAAAAGATTGGATTTTTAACACAGAACGATCTGCATAAACTCAATCTGCCCGAAGAAGTAGCAGTATATTTTCCACTTTCTTATTCTTTTGCGGGTCAGCTTTGCATTGTAGGAAGAGATAAGGTAACTGATTTGCATATGACAGCAGCTGATGCCATGAAACTGGTGGTTAGCGGTGGCGTAAGCGGACTTTAA
- a CDS encoding alanine racemase (product_source=TIGR00492; cath_funfam=2.40.37.10,3.20.20.10,3.40.1190.10,3.40.1390.10; cog=COG0770,COG0787; ko=KO:K01798; pfam=PF00842,PF01168,PF08245; smart=SM01005; superfamily=50621,51419,53244,53623,63418; tigrfam=TIGR00492,TIGR01143), protein MQNPIYTIAKIAEILNADAKLVDEQVIIQYLVIDSRSVLVPENSVFFALSSHRDGHEFIRDAYIKEIRNFVITEAKYINEYPDCNFLLVDDALVSLQKLAIEHRNQFDLKTIGITGSNGKTIVKEWLYQLLAADFNIVKSPKSYNSQIGVPLSVWQIEADHTLGIFEAGISAVNEMQYLAEIIRPEIGILTNIGEAHAEGFGSKKEKLTEKLKLFAAAELFIYSPEYVAEISAKELPGKKRFSWSSKQTADLQVIAVEPIEGNCYLRAIYQNREIECILPFKDKASIENGMICWATLLALGYTPEQADLRLEKLSHVSMRLELKNGINQCSIIDDSYSADISSLAIALDFLNQQNQHAKKTVILSELFETGRDDLDLYTEIAELLLQKKVNRLIGIGIHISKYTDLFKFETQFFDDTNAFIDAFPGLQFNHETILVKGARRFEFGRISKLLTQKIHDTVLEIDLNAMVGNLQFYRSKIKPGVKIMAMVKAFSYGSGSFEIANLLQFHKIDYLAVAYADEGIALRKAGITLPIMVMSPEESAFEAIIKHKLEPEIYSIEILNSFLNALSDFDFDYPIHIKIDSGMHRLGFDQSEIDTLSNLLKDSARVKVQSIFSHLVASDAAEHDGFTQQQIARFKIIANQLVEVLGYKPLLHISNTSGISRWPEGQMDMVRLGIGLYGFDAALPNNRGLQTVMVLKTTVTQVKTLAPGETVGYSRKGVMPNGGKIATVKIGYADGYARYFGNGVGKMLINGHLVPTIGSICMDMTMLDITGIDVKPGDEAIVFNKEHTIMQLAKDIGTIPYEILTNISQRVKRVYFYE, encoded by the coding sequence ATGCAAAATCCAATATACACGATTGCCAAAATAGCCGAAATTTTAAATGCCGATGCCAAATTAGTTGATGAACAGGTGATTATTCAATATCTGGTGATCGATAGCCGTTCGGTTTTGGTTCCGGAAAATTCTGTGTTTTTTGCCCTGTCTTCGCACCGTGATGGACATGAATTTATTAGAGATGCTTATATAAAGGAAATCAGAAATTTTGTAATTACCGAAGCGAAATACATTAATGAATACCCCGACTGCAATTTTTTACTGGTAGATGATGCTTTGGTATCACTTCAAAAGCTTGCCATCGAACACCGGAATCAATTTGATCTAAAAACAATTGGCATTACCGGGAGTAATGGGAAAACAATTGTTAAAGAATGGTTGTATCAGCTTCTGGCCGCCGATTTTAATATCGTTAAAAGTCCGAAAAGTTATAATTCGCAGATTGGGGTGCCGCTTTCAGTATGGCAGATTGAGGCCGATCATACGCTGGGTATTTTTGAAGCTGGTATTTCTGCAGTTAACGAGATGCAATACTTGGCAGAAATTATCCGTCCCGAAATCGGAATCCTAACCAATATAGGTGAAGCACATGCAGAAGGATTCGGTTCTAAAAAGGAAAAACTAACGGAGAAACTGAAGCTTTTTGCAGCAGCTGAACTGTTTATTTACTCGCCCGAATATGTAGCCGAAATTAGTGCAAAAGAACTTCCCGGTAAAAAACGATTTAGCTGGAGTAGTAAACAAACAGCAGATCTTCAGGTTATTGCGGTTGAACCCATCGAAGGCAACTGCTACCTGAGGGCCATTTATCAAAATAGGGAAATTGAATGCATTTTGCCTTTTAAAGATAAAGCTTCCATAGAAAATGGAATGATTTGCTGGGCAACTTTATTGGCTTTGGGTTATACACCAGAGCAGGCCGATTTGCGTTTGGAAAAGCTGAGCCATGTGAGCATGCGTTTAGAACTGAAAAATGGGATTAACCAATGTTCCATTATCGACGATTCTTATAGTGCCGATATTTCTTCGTTGGCCATTGCCCTTGATTTTTTAAATCAACAGAACCAGCATGCAAAGAAAACCGTTATTCTTTCCGAATTATTTGAAACGGGGAGAGATGATTTAGATTTATATACAGAGATAGCCGAACTGCTTTTACAGAAGAAGGTAAACCGCCTGATTGGTATTGGGATTCATATTTCCAAGTATACTGATCTTTTTAAGTTTGAAACACAGTTTTTCGACGATACAAATGCCTTTATCGATGCTTTCCCTGGTTTACAGTTTAACCACGAAACCATATTGGTAAAAGGGGCCAGACGGTTCGAATTTGGTCGGATCAGTAAACTGCTCACACAGAAGATACATGATACGGTTTTAGAAATTGACTTGAATGCCATGGTTGGTAATCTGCAGTTTTATCGCTCTAAAATCAAACCAGGTGTTAAAATAATGGCCATGGTTAAAGCTTTTTCGTATGGGAGTGGAAGTTTTGAGATCGCCAATTTATTGCAGTTCCATAAGATAGATTATCTGGCGGTAGCTTATGCCGATGAAGGTATCGCTTTGCGGAAAGCGGGAATCACTTTACCGATTATGGTGATGAGTCCTGAAGAGTCTGCTTTTGAGGCCATCATTAAACATAAGCTCGAACCCGAAATTTACAGTATAGAAATTCTGAATAGTTTTTTAAATGCACTGTCTGATTTTGATTTCGATTATCCCATCCACATTAAAATAGATAGTGGCATGCACCGTTTGGGCTTTGATCAGTCAGAAATTGATACTTTGTCTAATCTGCTTAAAGATTCGGCCAGGGTGAAGGTTCAGAGTATTTTTTCTCATTTAGTAGCAAGCGATGCAGCAGAGCATGATGGATTTACGCAACAGCAGATTGCAAGGTTTAAAATTATCGCCAACCAGCTGGTCGAAGTTTTAGGCTACAAGCCATTGCTCCATATTTCGAATACTTCGGGCATTTCGCGTTGGCCAGAAGGGCAAATGGATATGGTGCGTTTAGGTATAGGCTTGTATGGTTTTGATGCTGCATTGCCGAATAACCGGGGTTTGCAAACTGTAATGGTGCTTAAAACTACGGTTACCCAAGTGAAGACATTAGCTCCGGGTGAAACTGTAGGTTATAGCAGGAAGGGTGTAATGCCAAATGGTGGAAAAATAGCGACTGTAAAAATTGGCTATGCCGACGGCTATGCCAGGTATTTTGGCAATGGAGTGGGTAAAATGCTGATTAATGGCCACTTGGTGCCCACAATTGGTTCAATCTGTATGGATATGACCATGTTGGATATCACAGGTATTGATGTGAAGCCTGGTGATGAAGCTATTGTTTTTAATAAGGAACACACCATTATGCAGTTGGCCAAAGATATCGGCACCATTCCTTATGAAATTCTGACCAATATCTCGCAAAGGGTTAAACGTGTTTATTTCTATGAATAG
- a CDS encoding regulatory protein (product_source=KO:K03565; cath_funfam=1.10.10.10; cog=COG2137; ko=KO:K03565; pfam=PF02631; superfamily=109998), with protein MKSGKQEAVLLDKKQALVKAEHFCAYQERSQKEVRYKLVEWGMRGDELEEIISELILNNFLNEERFAKSYASGKFNIKHWGRVKIKQGLKLKGVPDKILQKAIYSIDDDDYLQTIEKLAIKKVQSLNENDPFKRKNKLMSYLQAKGFETDLILLVLKASNLN; from the coding sequence ATGAAAAGCGGTAAACAAGAAGCAGTATTATTAGATAAAAAACAGGCGCTGGTAAAAGCCGAGCATTTTTGTGCTTACCAGGAGCGCTCGCAAAAGGAAGTAAGGTATAAACTGGTAGAATGGGGCATGCGCGGCGATGAACTGGAAGAAATTATAAGTGAACTGATTTTAAATAATTTCTTAAATGAAGAAAGGTTTGCAAAAAGTTATGCATCGGGCAAATTCAACATTAAACATTGGGGCCGTGTTAAAATTAAACAGGGTTTAAAATTGAAAGGTGTACCGGATAAAATCCTGCAAAAGGCAATTTACAGCATCGATGATGATGATTATTTACAAACGATAGAAAAATTGGCCATTAAAAAAGTACAGAGTTTGAACGAAAATGATCCGTTTAAAAGAAAAAATAAGCTAATGAGCTACCTTCAGGCAAAAGGTTTTGAAACTGATTTAATTTTACTTGTACTGAAAGCCAGCAATTTAAATTAA